A stretch of the Notamacropus eugenii isolate mMacEug1 chromosome 2, mMacEug1.pri_v2, whole genome shotgun sequence genome encodes the following:
- the TMEM217 gene encoding transmembrane protein 217: protein MREQHWFGLNAQLGTFLSGVFTIFVTNMYIVFEEKYMKNINCSTENKQVKTNFVNSLIACWSYWITFCLSIITILISCFLLYSVYAKIYQGMVIYVVWIVFYEAVNSLLQSLTNTRNNVIPEEVRYLRWFGLFSRIFMYGFWMFFVIKYAHIVYRNKMQSNITSYTRRLFTYVESNEDRPHYSNIPKLDYPSFPKLHYPSHINIK from the coding sequence ATGAGAGAGCAACACTGGTTTGGACTGAATGCCCAACTAGGCACTTTTCTCTCTGGTGTCTTCACCATCTTTGTCACCAACATGTATATTGTGTTTGAAGAGAAGTACATGAAGAATATCAACTGTTCCACTGAAAATAAGCAAGTGAAGACTAACTTTGTGAATAGCTTGATCGCCTGCTGGAGCTATTGGATCACCTTCTGCTTGTCCATAATCACCATCCTCATCAGCTGTTTCCTCTTATATTCTGTATATGCAAAAATCTATCAAGGCATGGTGATCTATGTCGTTTGGATTGTCTTCTATGAAGCAGTCAACTCCCTGCTGCAGTCCCTGACCAATACCAGAAACAATGTGATTCCAGAAGAAGTGAGGTATTTACGCTGGTTTGGTTTGTTCTCCCGTATTTTCATGTATGGATTCTGGATGTTTTTTGTGATCAAGTATGCTCACATCGTGTACAGAAACAAGATGCAAAGTAATATCACTTCCTACACCCGCCGTCTCTTTACCTATGTGGAATCAAATGAAGACAGGCCACACTACTCAAATATCCCAAAGCTTGACTATCCAAGTTTCCCAAAGCTCCATTACCCATctcatattaatataaaataa